Proteins encoded together in one Gemmatimonadota bacterium DH-78 window:
- a CDS encoding anti-sigma factor: MARHEFWTDRLSEYLDGSLPDDQAAAVEEHLAECADCRRVASELTEVRRRARALGGVAPSRDLWPEIRARLGENEGVVDLTERLAAAPMARTGGDAPERRAGRGLRTLGRAAAVVALMAAAGAAGWALRGSDPAGAAGATAADATVEGAPLSAEFAGSQETFAAGGLAREAAELERLLAEAPEGVPAETVELLRKNLQVIRAAIAESRAALEIDPDNVYVQEHLQGAVARQRAFLRQASSILSAAD; this comes from the coding sequence ATGGCACGACACGAATTCTGGACCGACCGGCTCTCGGAGTACCTCGACGGCTCGCTGCCCGACGATCAGGCCGCCGCGGTGGAGGAGCATCTCGCCGAGTGCGCCGACTGCCGCCGCGTGGCGTCGGAGCTCACGGAGGTGCGGCGCCGGGCACGGGCGCTCGGTGGCGTCGCCCCGTCGCGCGATCTCTGGCCCGAGATCCGGGCCCGTCTCGGCGAGAACGAGGGTGTGGTCGACCTCACCGAGCGACTCGCGGCCGCGCCGATGGCGCGGACGGGGGGGGACGCGCCGGAGCGGCGGGCCGGCCGGGGTCTGCGCACCTTGGGCAGGGCCGCGGCGGTGGTGGCGCTGATGGCGGCCGCGGGGGCCGCCGGCTGGGCGCTGCGGGGCTCGGATCCGGCGGGTGCGGCCGGGGCGACGGCTGCGGATGCCACGGTCGAGGGCGCGCCGCTCTCGGCGGAGTTCGCGGGTTCGCAGGAGACCTTCGCCGCCGGCGGGCTCGCCCGCGAGGCCGCGGAGCTCGAGCGGCTTCTGGCGGAGGCTCCCGAGGGGGTGCCCGCCGAGACGGTCGAGCTTCTGCGAAAGAACCTGCAGGTGATTCGGGCCGCGATCGCCGAGAGCCGCGCCGCGCTCGAGATCGACCCCGACAACGTCTACGTGCAGGAACACCTGCAGGGCGCCGTCGCACGGCAGCGGGCCTTTCTGCGTCAGGCGTCGTCGATCCTCTCGGCCGCCGATTGA
- a CDS encoding sigma-70 family RNA polymerase sigma factor: MNLRLVSALRVTISTDPLGPDAAMAGRGDPEAFERLYRATCDRIHALARRMAGPAAADDLTQEIYLRAWNKLSTFRGDARFSTWLHRLAVNLILGRRETMRRREDRFRSGEGVFEGMAARIGRPGLRMDFERALEHLPPRARTVFVLYDVEGYPHDEIADQLGITVGTSKSQLHRARMILRSHLD, translated from the coding sequence ATGAACCTCCGCCTCGTGTCCGCTCTCCGAGTGACCATTTCAACCGATCCCCTGGGGCCCGACGCGGCGATGGCCGGCCGCGGCGACCCGGAGGCGTTCGAGCGGCTCTATCGGGCCACGTGCGATCGCATCCACGCGCTCGCCCGCCGCATGGCCGGGCCCGCCGCGGCCGACGATCTGACGCAGGAGATCTACCTGCGGGCCTGGAATAAGCTGAGCACCTTCCGGGGCGACGCGCGGTTCAGCACCTGGCTGCACCGGTTGGCGGTGAACCTGATTCTCGGACGGCGCGAGACCATGCGTCGGCGGGAGGATCGCTTCCGGAGCGGGGAAGGGGTGTTCGAGGGCATGGCGGCCCGCATCGGCCGTCCGGGACTGCGCATGGACTTCGAGCGGGCGCTCGAACATCTCCCGCCCAGGGCGCGGACCGTGTTCGTGCTCTACGACGTGGAGGGCTATCCACACGACGAGATCGCCGACCAGCTCGGCATCACCGTGGGCACCTCGAAATCACAGCTCCATCGGGCGCGGATGATCCTGCGCTCTCATCTGGACTAG
- a CDS encoding DUF4097 family beta strand repeat-containing protein, producing MRRRLLVLAPLVLAVPFAGASTAPLSDLGAWLPEAQAPTAADPAASMRALAGLAARGAASGARGVDTVLAVRPGDVLAVDAGEGRLFFERGADGRLRIEGGEGRRGVEVTHRGSRVTVRPRAADRELSGALRFEVPPGVHVEVTGHALDVDLHDLEGDVSVRVIEGDLTASGIEGDVDFYTLDGEIELSNVQGSASCETVDGDVHVRGLTGARILAQALDGDLVLEGVRSGEVSASTVDGDVLFVGAVPAGALLRLVTHSGDVEAVVPEGSSADVEVATFAGEFMPEIPVRVGRIQSGQPLRFQMGSGGARIEMKAFDGDIVLRHGTAARRR from the coding sequence ATGCGTCGTCGCCTGCTCGTTCTCGCCCCCCTGGTGCTCGCGGTGCCCTTCGCGGGTGCCTCGACCGCGCCGCTGTCGGACCTCGGAGCGTGGCTCCCGGAGGCCCAGGCCCCGACCGCGGCCGACCCCGCCGCCTCGATGCGCGCTCTCGCCGGGCTCGCGGCACGCGGTGCGGCATCGGGGGCGCGCGGCGTCGACACGGTGCTGGCGGTCCGTCCGGGCGACGTGCTCGCGGTGGACGCCGGCGAGGGACGCCTGTTCTTCGAGCGCGGGGCCGACGGGCGACTGCGCATCGAGGGCGGTGAGGGCCGCCGCGGCGTGGAGGTGACGCACCGCGGCAGCCGCGTGACGGTGCGTCCCCGTGCCGCTGACCGCGAGCTGTCGGGAGCCCTTCGCTTCGAGGTGCCCCCGGGCGTGCACGTGGAGGTGACGGGGCATGCGCTCGACGTGGACCTGCACGACCTCGAGGGCGACGTCTCGGTGCGGGTGATCGAGGGCGACCTGACCGCGAGCGGAATCGAGGGCGACGTCGACTTCTACACGCTCGACGGCGAGATCGAGCTGTCGAACGTGCAGGGGAGCGCCTCGTGCGAGACGGTCGACGGCGACGTGCATGTTCGCGGGCTGACGGGCGCCCGCATTCTCGCGCAGGCCCTCGACGGCGACCTCGTGCTCGAGGGCGTCCGCAGCGGCGAGGTGTCCGCCTCCACGGTGGACGGCGACGTGCTCTTCGTGGGCGCGGTGCCGGCTGGCGCTCTGCTCCGGTTGGTCACGCACTCCGGAGACGTGGAGGCGGTGGTGCCGGAGGGAAGCTCGGCCGATGTGGAGGTGGCCACCTTCGCCGGCGAGTTCATGCCGGAGATTCCGGTCCGCGTGGGTCGGATCCAGTCCGGCCAGCCGCTCCGGTTCCAGATGGGATCGGGCGGCGCGCGCATCGAGATGAAAGCCTTCGACGGAGACATCGTGCTGCGTCACGGCACGGCCGCCCGCCGTCGGTGA
- a CDS encoding DUF4097 family beta strand repeat-containing protein, producing MKGMRGVALGVGLLIAATGLEAQETHRLGGSSVAIYNLAGEVEVVRGTGSEVVVSLTRGGADAQRLSVDVREVRGRETLVVHYPADEIVYDRGRRGSYNSTMRIRDDGTWGGGISGGDRVRVSSSGSGLEAHANLRVEVPNGRAVAVFLAVGEATARGLNADVELDIGSGAVEVADVQGDVSVDTGSGGVQVSGVQGELMVDTGSGSVTIDGVRGPALSVDTGSGRVDVSDVDAEVVEVDTGSGSVDLLRVSAADVMVDTGSGAVEVEVLTAVDRVEIDTGSGSITLRVPSGVNAEIEADSGSGGVDLDIPMQLRTQRRNYIRGTLGDGRGRITLDTGSGRIRVIGN from the coding sequence ATGAAGGGGATGCGAGGGGTGGCGCTGGGTGTGGGACTCCTGATCGCCGCCACGGGACTCGAGGCGCAGGAGACCCACCGACTGGGCGGGTCGTCGGTGGCGATCTACAACCTGGCCGGCGAGGTCGAGGTGGTGCGCGGCACCGGCAGCGAGGTGGTGGTCTCACTCACCCGCGGCGGCGCCGACGCGCAGCGGCTCTCGGTGGACGTGCGCGAGGTGCGCGGTCGCGAGACGCTGGTGGTGCACTACCCGGCGGACGAGATCGTCTACGATCGCGGCCGGCGTGGCAGCTACAACAGCACCATGCGCATTCGCGACGACGGCACCTGGGGTGGCGGCATCAGCGGCGGCGACCGGGTGCGGGTGAGCAGCTCCGGCAGCGGCCTCGAGGCCCACGCGAATCTGCGCGTGGAGGTGCCCAACGGGCGCGCCGTGGCTGTCTTCCTCGCGGTGGGCGAAGCCACCGCCCGGGGCCTGAACGCCGATGTGGAGCTCGATATCGGCTCCGGCGCGGTCGAGGTGGCCGACGTCCAGGGTGACGTGTCGGTCGATACCGGTTCGGGTGGCGTACAGGTGTCGGGAGTGCAGGGCGAACTGATGGTGGACACCGGCTCGGGGTCGGTCACGATCGACGGCGTTCGCGGGCCGGCGCTGAGCGTCGACACCGGTTCGGGCCGGGTGGACGTCTCGGATGTCGACGCCGAGGTGGTCGAGGTCGACACCGGCTCCGGCTCGGTCGACCTCCTGCGGGTATCGGCCGCCGATGTGATGGTCGACACCGGTTCGGGTGCGGTCGAGGTCGAGGTGCTCACCGCGGTCGACCGGGTCGAGATCGACACCGGGTCGGGCAGCATCACCCTGCGGGTTCCCTCGGGCGTGAACGCCGAGATCGAGGCCGACAGCGGGTCGGGCGGAGTCGACCTCGACATCCCCATGCAGCTCCGCACCCAGCGCCGCAACTACATCCGCGGCACCCTCGGCGACGGCCGCGGCCGCATCACCCTCGACACCGGCTCCGGCCGCATCCGGGTGATCGGGAACTGA